A region of the Pirellulales bacterium genome:
CTGCTGGAACGTGGCTTCGTGGGGACGGGTACGCGCCGAGCCGAAGACTGTAACCTTGCGGCGCGAGCGGTAGGGAGAAAAAACCTTGAAGGCCCAGCGCAGCTCGCGCAAGGCGCGGCTGAGGATCTTCAAATCGCCACGGCTCGTGCGATCCGCAGCGAGCTTGTCGGCCGACTCCTTGATCATGGCGATCAAGTCGCTGGCCCGATCGGCGTTCCAAGTATCCGTGATGCCCCCCACAGTATCGAGCGCGGGAGGTTCGCGCTGCGGTGCCGTATCGCTCAAGACAATGCCTGCTTCGGGACGTGGCTGCGACAGAACCTGCGGATGCGGCGGGGGGCGGGCGGCAGCCATCGTTGAACGCCTGCGCACCTTCCGGCGATTACACCTCTGATTATACACACCGCCGATGCGCGGCGCGTAGCCGATCGGCCACCGCCCGTCCCCGAGCGCCGCGGCGCACCAGCAGATCTGCACTGACTGTAGCCGGGGGTCTGCGACCCCCGGAGCGACACTGTGTGAGGTCCCGTCCTCGAAGAGGCCAGCTTCAGAAGACGCCGCGCAGATGCTCGACTTTGCCGTTCGCCTGCACGGCGCGGCGGTGCTACTTGTGGCTCGCTCGGGGGCGGCATAGACTCAGTCGATCAGGGGGCCGTGCAAAGCTCGAAGGCCGAAGTCTCGGCCGAGCAGTAACACGGAATCTTCCAGTGATTTCGTTGCCTCATGGATATCGCGCGCCACCAAAACGTATCGGTGATCGCGCTGGATACCGCTTACGAGGCGCTCGATCAGGCCAAATTCGACGCGGCGCAGAGCATGCTGCTCGAGCACGCGGAAACCGTCGAGCCGGCGCTCGTGGTACTGGATTTGTCGAAGACAGCCTACCTGGGCTCGGCATTCATCGAGGTGATCTTTCGCGCGTGGAAGCGGGTCAAAGCTCGCGAGGGGAAACTAGTGCTGTGCGGTGTGCAGCCGCTGTGCGCCGAAGTACTGCGAACGACGCGGCTGGATTCCGTGGTCGCATGCTTTGCCGATGTCGAAGCGGCGGTGCGGGGCGTGCAAATTGCCTAAAGTTGCGACTGAGCGTGGGCGCAATAAAAAACCGAACGCCGGAGGCGCTCGGTGGTGAGTCGTGATTGCTGCGTCGACGGCGATTAGGCGCTCGGACGACGGCAATGCTGGTAAGCCAGGATGACTTCGTAAAGGTCGGTCGAGATCGTTATCTCGTCATCCTCGAAATCTCGCAGCCAGGTGCGCTCGCTGCGAACGGCGTCCGCCAGCAGCGGAAAGATTTCGCCCAACCGGACTTGGATCGAGTGTTCCTGAGACCTCTGAGCCGTGGCGGTCGAGGAATCAGGGCCGAAATAGACGCGCAATTGGCTACGTGGCATGAAGACGCTTCCTTACGTCGCGGATCCTGGGGACGAGCGTCGAGAGGCACCGCTATCGCCCGACGTCGAGCGCGTGGAATACCCACACGCGCTGGTTTGCGCCCACCCTGGAACGTTGATGAGTATCGGCCACGAGTGTTCTGTGGGTTTGCTCTATTTGGCGGAAAATTCGTTTTTTTCCCAGCAACCTGCTGGCGACGGTCGTTAGACCGACGATGAGAATGCAGCGAGTGCGCTGTGTAGCGGCGGCGGGCAGGCAGGTTAGGCGAATTTGTAAAGGCTGCGCGGCTTGACACCGATCGCAGCCGTTCCTAGATTGCGAAACGAGTAAGGTCTTATCCGCAGGAGCCTTGCGTTGCAGTTCATGCCAACGCGAGGGACACGCACAGCTCATGATCTCTACGATCGATCTCGATATCGGCCAAGTCGCCGAGACTCTCAAGCTCCGCATTGATAGCGTTGCCGCCGTCGTCGATTTGCTCGACAGTGGCAACACAATCCCGTTCATCACCCGCTATCGAAAAGATCAGACGGGCGGGATGGATGAGGAGCAAGTTCGCGCGATTCAGGAGCGCGTCGTCAAGCTGCGGCAATTGGCCGACCGCAAACAAACGATCTTGCGTTCGATCGAATCGCAGGGAAAAACCACGCCCGAGTTAACCGCGCTGGTTGAAGCGGCCGACACGATGAAGCGTTTGGAAGATTTATATCTTCCGTACAAGCCCAAGAAGCAAACGCTGGCCACTGCGGCGCGCGGCCGGGGGCTGGAGCCGCTCGCGAATGAGATCCTCGCCAATGATCCAGCGTGCCAAAATCTCGACGCCCGCGCGGCCGACTTCGTAAACCCCGATCGTCAGTTGCAGAATATCGGCGATGTGCTGTTGGGCGTGGGACACATTCTGGCCGAGATGATCAGCGAGCGCGCGGACCTGCGCGGACGGCTGCGAACGATTCTCGAAGAGACGGGCCGGCTTGTCAGCAGCAGCGTCGAACCGGAGTCGAAGGAAGCGCCACCTGCCCCGGCCGTGACCGAGCCGACGGCCGACGCGGCAAAGCCCGAGACCCCGACACCGGCCGCGGCGAAAAACAAGAAGAATAAAGGAAATCGTGACGGTCACGCGTTTCGCGATTTCTTCGACTACAGCGAAGCGCTATCGAAAATTCCGCCGCATCGGGTGTTGGCGTTAAACCGGGGCGAGCGCGCAAAATTCCTGCGCATTAAAGTCGATGTTGATATCGAGGCGATGCATCGCGTCCTGGACGAGTTAGTTCTCGACACAGCCACGCCGCATGCCGATTTCTTGCGCGGCGTCGCCCGCGACGCACTGGCACGATTGATCCTGCCCAGCCTGGAGCGCGAGGTGCGGCGCGAGCTGACCGATCGAGCCGAAACACACGCCGTCGAGGTGTTCGCTCGCAACTTGCGGAAGCTGCTGTTACAGCCGCCGATTCGTGAATGTCGCGTGTTGGCGCTCGACCCAGGCTTCAAAAGCGGTTGCAAGCTGGCGGCGCTCGACGAGTTCGGCAACCTGCTGGACCACGGTGTCGTTCACCTGGTGGGCAGCGAAGAGCGCCGCACCGAGGCCAAGAACCGAGTCGTCGCGATCGCGCGCGAGCATCACTTGACGGCCATCGCCATCGGCAACGGCACCGGCTGTCGCGAGACCGAGCAATGGGTCAGCGAACTTTTGGCCGGCGAACTGGCCGCGGAAAATATCTCGTACGCCATCGTCAACGAGGCGGGGGCCAGCGTCTATTCCACGAGCCAGATCGGGCGCGAGGAATTTCCGTCATACGACGCGACGCTGCGCGGCGCGATCAGTATCGGCCGCCGGCTGCAGGACCCGCTGTCGGAACTGGTGAAAATCGATCCGGCCAATATCGGCGTCGGGATGTATCAACACGACGTCAAGGTGAAGCACCTGCGCGATTCGCTGGACGGCGTGGTCGAGTCGTGCGTCAATTTCGTCGGCGTTGACTTGAATACGGCCAGCTCGGCGCTGTTGCGATACGTTTCGGGACTGAATCAGTTGACGGCCCAGCGATTAGTGACGTATCGCGTGACGAACGGGCCCTTTACGAGCCGGGCACAGCTTCGCTCGGTATTGGGGTTCGGCGAAGCGGCCTTCGTACAGGCGGCCGGCTTCTTGAAGATTACCGGCGGTGACAATTCTCTCGATGCGACGTGGATTCATCCCGAAAGCTATCCCGCGGCCAGCCAACTGCTCGAGAAGCTCGGCTATCAGCCTGCCGACCTCGCTGACAAAACGAAAGACGCGGAGTTAGCCGAACGATTTGCCGGCGCGAATTTCGCCGAGCTGGCGAAAAGCGTCCACGTCGGCGCGCTGACGCTAGCGGACATGGTCGGCCAATTGACCAGACCCGGTCGCGACCCGCGCGAATCGTTGCCCAAGCCGATTTTCAAAAAAGGCATTTTGAAGCTGGACGACCTCGCTCCCGGCATGGAGCTGATGGGAACGGTGCTGAACGTCGTTGATTTCGGCGCGTTCGTCGACATCGGGCTGAAGGATACCGGCCTGGTACACGTCAGCCAATTGGCGGCGAAGTTCATCCAGGATCCGCATGATTGCGTCAGCGTCGGTGACATCGTCACCGTGTGGGTCATGGCGGTCGATAAAGAGCGTCGCCGCGTATCGCTGACGCTGATCGATCCGGCCTCGCGGCGCGTCGAAGAGCGCCGCGCACCGCGTCCCGAGCGGCGCCGGCCCGAGGGTGCCGCCGCCGGCGCACCGGCCCAGCGATCCGGCGGTCAGCAACAGCAGCGCAGTGGCGGTGGCGGACGTCCCGGTGGTCAACGTTCGGCGCGCCCGGATCGTGGCTCGGACCGGCAGCAGAAGCCGCATACGCCGCCGCGTCCCAAGCCGAAGCCGCGCCCCGTGGTTCCGTTGACGAAAGACATGGCCGATGGTCGCGCCCCGATGCGCACGTTTGGCGATTTGAAGCAGTTCATCGAGATGAAGCGGCAGGATGACGAACCTTCGCCGGAATCGACGCAGAACTAATTTTCCTGGCGCAGCGACGACAAACGCAAAATCAGTTTCGGGGATGATTCGGCCGCATGGATTTCGACGAGCGATTGAAAGAGGCCATATCTCGCGGTGAGCGTCAGCACGCGGCCAAGGCCAATAGCGCGGCGCGCGAGGCGGTCAGCGAGGACGAGCTACGCCGGCTGCACTCGCAATATCGCCTCGAGCTGTCCGAGCACATCGAGCAGGCCGTGCGCCGGTTGCCCGACCATTTTCTGGGCTTTCGTTACGAGTCGCTATCCGGCGAACGGGGCTGGGGTGCCGGGATCAGCCGCGATGACGTGCGGCGCGGCGGCAATTCGTTCAGCCGGTTGGAAGTCGCGATTCGCCCCTACTCCTCGTCGCACGTCGTCGAGTTAACGGCCAAGGGGACGATCTCCAACAAGGAAATCTTCAACCGCACGCACTACCAACGGATTTGGGAAGTCGACCTGGCCAACTATCGGCATACGATCGATTTGTGGATCATCGAATACGCCGAGCGCTATGCGGCGCAGACTTCTTGATCTTGCGTGGTAGGCTGTGCTGCGTCAGGCGGTAACGGTCCGCGCCGCTGTATTTCGCAGCACGATCCACAATCGTTTGACGCCGTCGAGTTTCTCTCCTGCCAGCGATTGCCGCGCATAAGCGACCCGTGCATACAGGCTGGCCAACTCTTGAACTCCTTCGGCCAAGGGCGGATGGGCCGACGCCAGCCGTGCTGTGAACTCCAGCGGCGTCTCTTCCGCCAGCCGCGCCGCATCATGGTCGGCCGCCCAGGCTTCGAGCGCTTCGAAGCTGTATTGCACGATTGCATGCGGCGGATGCCGGGCCGCGGCCCCGCTGGCAAAAGGATCGGCAAACGTCGAGAACGGGCGGGTTACCTTGCGCGGCGCCGATGCATCGACATCTTCGGCGGTGGTTTGAGCACGGCGGCCAAAGATACTGCTCCAAAGAGCCGTCAACTCTTTCCAAGCAGCAATCAAGAAGGCCATTACGTTGGCCCAATAACGGATCACGCCATAAACGAGCGCTAGGCCGATGACCGCGTAGACCAGCATTTTCAGCAGCCACAGCAGGCCGGCCATTGTGCCGAGCGGTGGCGGTCGCAGCGTCGGCGACTGCTGATGATGCTTGGCAAGATCCTGGGCCATCTTCGAAGTCATCGCGTCGCGGGATTTACTATCGTCTTGCGACGATTGTTGCTCGGACTGCTTTTCCCCGCTCTCTCTGCTGGATGACGAGTCCTGTTCTTGGTTTTGCGAGACCTGTTGGTCGGACTGCTTTTTCTCAGTACCAGGCTGCTGATCCTGCTGCTGGCCTTCTTGCTGCTGGTCGTCCGATTGTTGGCGGGATTGTTGTTGATCGGCCTGTTGCTGCTGTTGCGTGCCTTTTGCTTGGTTGGCTTGCCGATCGCCTTGCGAGCGCGGCTGCTGTTGCTGATTCTGCTGGTCCTGTGACGACGGGGACGACTGTTGCTGGCCCTGAGCGCTCGTTTGTTGCTTTTCGCTCGGGCCGCCACCTTTCGACTGAGAATCGCCCTGCTGCGAAGGGGATCCCTGCCCTTGCTCTCCTTCCGAGCCGGATTGCGATCTTTCGCCCTGCTGCGTTTGCTCACTCTGTTGAGATGGCTCGCCCTGTTGCGCCTGTTGCGACTGCCCGCCCGAGTTTTGTTGCCCGGCAGGCGTCTGCTCGCCCTTGGGCGACTGCGCTGATTGTGCCGCAGGATCAGTTTCCGATGACTGCTGCGAACCTTTCGGTGCGCTGGCCGAGGATAAGCTGCCGTTCGGCGTTGTTTGATTCTCGGGCGCTGTTGGATCCGTCGGTGCTGTTTGGTCGTTCGGCGCTGCCGATGAGTTTGATTCGCCCTGGCCGGGGCTGTTGTGCAGCGGAGCGTACGAAGAAGCGTCGCGCGGTGGAGAACTGAGCATGCCCGTCACTGACGAGATCGCATATTCCGGTTGCGGGCGTGGAATGAGCATGGCCAGAAGAATCACCACGCCGGCCAGCACGGCCCCCATGCCCAACCAGGTGCCAGCCATTTCCAGCGGCATTTCCAATCGTCGCTGCCGCAAATAGCGTCGCAGCCCCAGGAAGCTGGTCGTGATCAATAGCCCAAGCGCGCTCGCGACGTAAATCAACAGGCATTGAAAGGCGTACAGCCTTTCGTCGCTCGGCACGAAGTGCTGGCCGAGGCCGAAAAGAGGGAGCGCGGCGAGCGAAAAGTAGATCAGCGTCAATCCAGGCGGCGCCTTCCGGCTGGCGCTCCGTTGCCACCAGGCGTAAGCTCGCTTGATCCACGGTTGTGGCGCAGCCGCGTTTGTCTTGGTAGTGGCCGAGGCCGACGCTTCTTCACGCTTCGCTTCTTCTTGCTTGGTACGGCGCGCGGCCGACGATAGTCGCGGGCTTGGCTTCGGTGGCGCTGCCTCGGCGGTCGAGAGAGCCGCATCGAAGCCCGCGGCCTCGAGCAGTCCTTCGCCTGATGCGTCGTCCTCGTCATCGACCAGTGTGCAATTCCAGACCAGATGACTCGCGCACCACCAGATGATCCCCAACACAAGCCACGCCCACCACGGATGATTCGTGAAGCGCATCATGGCCAGCGCCGCGACCGCGCCCAAGGCGATACCGAATAGGCTGGCGCGTTCGGCCCCTTCGACAATCGAGACGCGGCTGATCAGCACGGCCGCGAAGACAAAGCAACCGGTCGTCCAGAACAGGCGCCCTTCGTACGCGCCGGCGTAAAACACCATCAGTAAAAAGAAGGCCAGGCTGCCGACGAGCAAGATGATCAGCGCCGGGCTGATCGCGATTGCCACGTAATCGATCAACGTCGGCTGTGGTCGCGAATCGGACATTCCGTGGGTCTCGAAGCTTTAGCGGGCCAATTGTTGCTGACACAACACGGACAAAGATTCTTCGCTCGTGACCAGTCGGGCGTCGAGATTCTCCGCGATTAGCCGGCCCAGGTGTTCGCTCGATTCGTACTCGTCAAACATCACCAGCACTGCCGTGACCGCGTATCCGCGGCGGCGCAAATTGCCGAGCGTCCAGGCCACGTCGGGCGAGACTTCGCCCAGCACCGCCACGACCGAAGAGTCGGCCGGCAACCGCGCCGTGGACTCGGCGACCAATTGTGCGAACGAGAGCCCATCGGTCATTTCCACGCGCGCCAACGTTTCGAGGATGCTGCGGAACTGTTCAGGGCCGCGCCGGGTCGGCACCACCAGGGGCCGTAAACGGTCGCTGGTTTCGGTCATGCTACCGCTTTGCCTGGCTGACGAGCGCGTGCGGTATTCGTGTTCCCAGCCTTCTTGACGGATCCGATCCACCGCGTCACGCCCATTAGTAATCAGGCCGACTTGCTGGCCCAATTGATAGACGGCATTCGCGAGCGATGCCGCGGTGGTGATCGCCAACTCGGATCGCACCGGTTCGTTGCGCGCGGGAAACGAGCTGCGATTGAAGTCCAGCAGGATCGTCGCCCCCGCAATGCACGACGGTTCATAAACTTTGCTATGCAGGGCGCCTGTGCGGGCCGTGGCATGCCAATTCACTCGGTTCAACGCGTCGCCGGCCTGGTAGAGCCGCACGCCTGCGATGCGCGTCGGGTCTTCGAACAGCCGGTGCGTCATGCGCACCTCGCCGATCGGCCGGCGCGAGGCGATATCAAAGCCCATCAGCGGAATGACCTTCGGATAAACGATCACGAAATGCGGGTCGCTGGCGACGCGAAAACGCCGATGCAGTCCGAACAGGTCGCCACTCTCGAGCAGGCACGGCCCGATCTGGTAGTAACCGCGCATCGCAAAATCCAACTGGTACAGCACCGTCTTGCGCCCCTGGCCACGAATCATCGAGATCGACATGCGCCGCCCCGTCACGCGCAGCCGCGGGGGGCGCTGCACCAGCGCCGCGCGTGGCAAGATGTCTTCGATCAAGACCCACGGAATCGGCAGCCGGCCGTTATTCTTGATCGTGACGGCCACGGCCACGCGTTCGCCAATCTCGGCGGACAGCCGATTGCACTCGCGACTGGCCGAGAGACTTTCGATCCAAATTCGGGCCAGCACCCGGCTCGAAATCAGAATCGCCAGCAGCACGTACATCGCGTATGCCAACAGCCCCATTTGAAAGGCCAAAGCGCACAGCATCAGAAACGCGGCGGCCAGATACCATCTCACGACCGGCCCCCTTCATTGCCAATCATGGGGACGGCGACATCGTCTAGAATTTCCGCCACGACCGTAGCCGCGGTGACCTTTCGCAACCGGCTCTCCGGACGCAAGATCAAGCGATGCGATAGCACAGCCGGGGCCATGCGCTTCACATCGTCCGGCAGTACGAAATTATGCCCACGCACGGCGGATAACGATTGTGCCGTGCGCAACAATGCCATCGAGGCCCGCGGGCTGCCGCCGAGCAAGACGTCGTCATGCTCGCGACTGGCGCGGACCAGCTCGACAATGTAATTGCGCAGCTTTTCGTCGATATAAACTTCGCGCACCGCTTGCTGGCAAGCGACCACCTCGTCGACCGTGGCGACCGCACTTAAGTCGTCGATCGGATGCCCGCGCTGCAGACGCTCGAGCATCTTGACTTCTTCTTCCGCGCCAGGATATCCGAGCGAGAGACGCACCAGAAAGCGGTCAAGCTGCGCCTCGGGCAGGGGAAACGTCCCTTCATGATCGATCGGATTCTGTGTGGCAATCACGAAGAACGGCGCCGCCAGGCGGTGCGTCGTACCGTCGACCGTGACCTGCCGCTCAGCCATCGCTTCCAACAGCGCGGCCTGCGTCCGTGGCGTGGCGCGGTTGATTTCGTCGGCCAACACGATTTGCGAAAAGATGGGGCCCGCGCGAAATTCGAACTCGGCCGCCTTCTGATTAAAGATCGACGCGCCGGTAATATCGCTCGGCAGCAAATCGGGTGTGCATTGCACGCGCTTAAAACTGCAGCCGACGCTTTTGGCCAGCGCCCTCGCGAGCATCGTCTTGGCTACGCCCGGCACGTCTTCCAGCAGAACATGCCCTTCGCAGAAGTAGCTGACCAGGGCCAGCACGACCTCTTGCCGTTTGCCGATGATGACTTTCTCGACGTTGGCGATGATCTTTTTCGCGAGCGCCGAGATTTGCGAGGAGCGGACCGTGGACATACGCAGCGAGCCCGAGCTGTGTTCCGGAAGAAAGGCGTTCCCTATATCAACGGCGAAGTCGGGGCAAAAAGCAAGGGTTGGCCGGACCGTGGGCCGGTACATCAAGATCGAAACGGACCGCGAGCCAAGCCGTAGCCCGTTCCCGCCCGTCCGCAGCAACGGGCATAATTGGGCGAGCGATTTCGTGTATGCAGGAGTTTTTCGGCAAAATCTCCGTTAAGTTGATACTGCTCGATCCGGCAACATCATCCGCTCAAGCACGCAGAGGCCCGCATCATGCAAAGGCACCGTCTTAGGGTCCTGAGATTGGCCTCACCCGCAGTCATCGTTCTTTTGATCCTGCATTCGACATTCGCCGTCGAGCCGGCTAACCCCACCCCAAACGAAAAAGACGCTGCCGAGTCTGATAACCTTCGCGGTAAGCCCAAGAGCAAGAAGCCCCTTCTTATCCAAATGGCCGAAGAGCACGGCTACGCGCTGGCCGAGGGGGAAGACCTAAAGCGAATTGCGCCACCGTTCGATCCGATTCGCGCGAAATATTATCGTGAAGTTCATCCTCACCAGGCGGCAGCCATCAATGACCCGCCAACATCGATGATGTTCTATTGGAGCGATCGCGACGGCGGCCTCAGGCAACACTCCATGAATTTCGGCGGCCATGACCTGCGCGGACTCTTCGATTTCGTCGCGGACGTCAAAGATCAGATGGTCGAGGGGCCGGCCGAAATCTTAGGGAAGCAAATTGGTGGGGATTGGATTGTCCGAGTTGGCACGAAGGATTTTCGGCTCATCAAGCAACTCGAAGAGATATTGCGGCGCGACATCGATTTGCCGATCCGCCTAACGTTTCGAGAGCAAGAGCGCCAAGCTTTCGTCCTCAAGGGGGAATACAAGTTCAAGCCGCTCGACGAGAAACGGGCGCGCCTTGTGGGTGACACGAAATCTCGACCCGACACGATTCATATCTTTGCAAAAGATCCGGTGCCCAACAGCGGTGCCGGCGGAGGCTCAGGCGACTTTTCCGAAATGTTGGATTGGCTGGGGCGATGGATCGCGATGCCGGTCGTTTCTGATCTGCCCGAGCCGCCGACAAATGACTTCACCTGGTACCTTCATCAGCGGAATGTGAGGACGAAGGCCACCATTGCCGAAGACCGCAACCCTCAATTGGTAATGGCAAATTTTGCGGCTCAGACAGGATTGACCTTCTCCGAAGAAAAGCGGCCCGTTAGGGTTTTAGTCGTCAGTCGTGACGAACCGCAGAAGTAGATATCGCAGCCAGACACGAACCGGGATGTCTGGGCCTTGCAGTTCTTACGGTCCCCTCGACTTTGCTTCCCCTTGGCCGGCCCGTTACACTAACGGGCAGAAGACCCGCCGAACCGCTCGCCGGGGTCCGCGCCCTTTTTTGCGGACCGATCGGCCGAGCCTGCCACCAAAGCCTGCCGCTGTTTCGCTGAACAGCCGCACCGAGGAACGATCCGGATGTTCACCCTGCTCGGGCCAAAGCACCGCTATTGCGATCGCGCCACGCGTCGCAATTTTTTGAAAGTCGGTGGACTGGCGATGGGGGGCTTGAGCCTGCCCGCACTGCTCAAGGCCGAAGAGCAGCAGGGCATACGCCGCTCGCACAAGTCCGTGATCATGGTCTATCTGTCGGGCGGGATGGCGCATCAAGACACGTTCGACTTGAAACCGGACGCTCCGGACGAGATTCGCGGCGAGTTCAAGCCCATCTCGACCGTGGTGCCCGGCCTGCAGGTGGGCGAGCTGTTGCCGAAGATGGCCACCGTGATGGATCGCGTGTCACTCGTGCGTTCAATCGTCGGGCTGCGCGATGAGCATTCGAGCTATCAGAATCTGACCGGCTATACGATGAACGTGGCGCAGCGCGAGGGGCGGCCGAATTTCGGTTCGGTCATCGCGCGGCTGGCCGGCCCTGTAGATCCGGTGGTGCCGCCGTTCGTGGATTTGTTCCCCACGATGCAGCACAAACCGGACAACAGCCCAGGACCGGGCATGATGGGGAACGCGGCCGGCGGCGCCAAAGCCGACGGCGAAGACCTGGCCAGTATGAAGCTGCGGTTCGTCTCGAACGATGAATTCACGGCGCGGCGCAACCTGTTGGCCGGCTTCGACGACTTCCGCCGCTCGGTCGATAACGCAGGGGTCGAACGACTCGATGCCGCTTACCGTCGTGCGTTCGACGTGTTGACCAGCAGCAAGTTAGTCAACGCGATGGACGTCGAAAAAGAGGATCCGGCCGTGCGCGATCGCTACGGTCGCGGTTCGCCGCAGCACCAAGGAGACGGCGCGCCCGAGTGGAACGATCAACTGCTGATGGCTCGCCGTTTGGTCGAGGCAGGCGCGCGTTGCGTGACCGTGGCCTACGGCTTCTGGGACACGCACGGAAATAACTTCGCGGCACTGAAAGACCGGGTGCCGCTGTTCGATCAAGGAATCTCGGCCCTGGTCGAGGACATCTACGCGCGTGGGCTGGATCGCGACGTCACGGTGGTTGTGTGGGGTGAATTCGGCCGCACGCCAAAGATCAACAAGGATGCCGGTCGCGACCATTGGGCGCCGGTGAATTTCGCGCTGATGTTCGGCGGCGGCATGCGAACCGGGCAAGTCATCGGCGCGACCGACAAGATCGGCGCGTACGCCACCCTGCGCCGCGTCCCGTACCTGGACGTGCTCGCCACGATCTATCACAACCTGGGGCTCGACCCGCACACGTTTGTGAAGGACCTGGCCGATCGCCCCGTGCCGATCCTGCCCGAAGGGTCGCGGCCGATCGCCGAGCTGGTGTAGCTGATGGCTCATGCTGCACGCGCTGGCGGCATTGGCTTGGTCCGGCATCGTTGAATCGCGACCGCCCTCTCGAAACACTTCTGCAGAGTATTTCTAATGCGCGAGCGCGGCTGGTTCACATCCTGCGGTCAGATCGCGGCGCTGGCGGCGATTCTGTGCGCGTTGCATGCCGCCGCGCCGGTGTTGGCTGAGGATTGGCCTCGCTGGCGCGGCCCGCGCGGCGATGGCACCTGGCAATCGCCGAAGCTGCCAGACACATGGCCGGAAGACGGATTGAAAACCGTCTGGCAGCAAACGATCGGCGGCGGTTATGCCGGTGTGAGTGTTGCCGAAGGCCGGGCCGTCGTGATGGACCGGCAAACACAGCCTGCCGAGGTCGAGCGCGTGCTGGCCTTCGATGCCGCGACCGGGCACGAATTGTGGAAGCACGAATACCCGGTCACCTACGGCAAGCTCGACTATGGCAACGGACCGCGCGCGGCGCCGACGATCCACGACGGACGGATTTACACGCTGGGTGCGCTCGGCCACGTGATGTGTCTCGACGCTACGAACGGCAATCTCCTCTGGTCGCACGACTGCGTCAGCGAAATGCAGGCCAAGATCCCTGACTGGGGCCTCTCGGCGTCGCCCGTCATCTGGCAAAACCTGGTGATTGTTCACGTGGGCGTGCCCGGCGCGTCGTTCGTGGCTTTCGATCGACTGTCAGGTCGCGAAGTGTGGCGCGCGTGCGACGATCCCGCCGGTTATGCAACGCCGATCATCGTGCGGCGCCCGTATGGCCAGCAACTGGTCGGCTGGACGCCCGAGAATATCGTTGGCGTCGCCTTGGACACCGGGCACGTCGATTGGCGTGTGCCCTACAAAGTGACGTACGGCGTCTCGATTGCCACGCCGATCGTGCGCGACGACCTGGTGTTCGTCAGCGGCTATTGGGAAGGATCGAAGGCGATCCGCCTGGGCGCAGGGCCCACAGACGCAACGCTCGCCTGGGAAGACACGAAGAA
Encoded here:
- a CDS encoding STAS domain-containing protein → MDIARHQNVSVIALDTAYEALDQAKFDAAQSMLLEHAETVEPALVVLDLSKTAYLGSAFIEVIFRAWKRVKAREGKLVLCGVQPLCAEVLRTTRLDSVVACFADVEAAVRGVQIA
- a CDS encoding Tex family protein, with protein sequence MISTIDLDIGQVAETLKLRIDSVAAVVDLLDSGNTIPFITRYRKDQTGGMDEEQVRAIQERVVKLRQLADRKQTILRSIESQGKTTPELTALVEAADTMKRLEDLYLPYKPKKQTLATAARGRGLEPLANEILANDPACQNLDARAADFVNPDRQLQNIGDVLLGVGHILAEMISERADLRGRLRTILEETGRLVSSSVEPESKEAPPAPAVTEPTADAAKPETPTPAAAKNKKNKGNRDGHAFRDFFDYSEALSKIPPHRVLALNRGERAKFLRIKVDVDIEAMHRVLDELVLDTATPHADFLRGVARDALARLILPSLEREVRRELTDRAETHAVEVFARNLRKLLLQPPIRECRVLALDPGFKSGCKLAALDEFGNLLDHGVVHLVGSEERRTEAKNRVVAIAREHHLTAIAIGNGTGCRETEQWVSELLAGELAAENISYAIVNEAGASVYSTSQIGREEFPSYDATLRGAISIGRRLQDPLSELVKIDPANIGVGMYQHDVKVKHLRDSLDGVVESCVNFVGVDLNTASSALLRYVSGLNQLTAQRLVTYRVTNGPFTSRAQLRSVLGFGEAAFVQAAGFLKITGGDNSLDATWIHPESYPAASQLLEKLGYQPADLADKTKDAELAERFAGANFAELAKSVHVGALTLADMVGQLTRPGRDPRESLPKPIFKKGILKLDDLAPGMELMGTVLNVVDFGAFVDIGLKDTGLVHVSQLAAKFIQDPHDCVSVGDIVTVWVMAVDKERRRVSLTLIDPASRRVEERRAPRPERRRPEGAAAGAPAQRSGGQQQQRSGGGGRPGGQRSARPDRGSDRQQKPHTPPRPKPKPRPVVPLTKDMADGRAPMRTFGDLKQFIEMKRQDDEPSPESTQN
- a CDS encoding DUF4129 domain-containing protein, which codes for MSDSRPQPTLIDYVAIAISPALIILLVGSLAFFLLMVFYAGAYEGRLFWTTGCFVFAAVLISRVSIVEGAERASLFGIALGAVAALAMMRFTNHPWWAWLVLGIIWWCASHLVWNCTLVDDEDDASGEGLLEAAGFDAALSTAEAAPPKPSPRLSSAARRTKQEEAKREEASASATTKTNAAAPQPWIKRAYAWWQRSASRKAPPGLTLIYFSLAALPLFGLGQHFVPSDERLYAFQCLLIYVASALGLLITTSFLGLRRYLRQRRLEMPLEMAGTWLGMGAVLAGVVILLAMLIPRPQPEYAISSVTGMLSSPPRDASSYAPLHNSPGQGESNSSAAPNDQTAPTDPTAPENQTTPNGSLSSASAPKGSQQSSETDPAAQSAQSPKGEQTPAGQQNSGGQSQQAQQGEPSQQSEQTQQGERSQSGSEGEQGQGSPSQQGDSQSKGGGPSEKQQTSAQGQQQSSPSSQDQQNQQQQPRSQGDRQANQAKGTQQQQQADQQQSRQQSDDQQQEGQQQDQQPGTEKKQSDQQVSQNQEQDSSSSRESGEKQSEQQSSQDDSKSRDAMTSKMAQDLAKHHQQSPTLRPPPLGTMAGLLWLLKMLVYAVIGLALVYGVIRYWANVMAFLIAAWKELTALWSSIFGRRAQTTAEDVDASAPRKVTRPFSTFADPFASGAAARHPPHAIVQYSFEALEAWAADHDAARLAEETPLEFTARLASAHPPLAEGVQELASLYARVAYARQSLAGEKLDGVKRLWIVLRNTAARTVTA
- a CDS encoding DUF58 domain-containing protein, producing the protein MRWYLAAAFLMLCALAFQMGLLAYAMYVLLAILISSRVLARIWIESLSASRECNRLSAEIGERVAVAVTIKNNGRLPIPWVLIEDILPRAALVQRPPRLRVTGRRMSISMIRGQGRKTVLYQLDFAMRGYYQIGPCLLESGDLFGLHRRFRVASDPHFVIVYPKVIPLMGFDIASRRPIGEVRMTHRLFEDPTRIAGVRLYQAGDALNRVNWHATARTGALHSKVYEPSCIAGATILLDFNRSSFPARNEPVRSELAITTAASLANAVYQLGQQVGLITNGRDAVDRIRQEGWEHEYRTRSSARQSGSMTETSDRLRPLVVPTRRGPEQFRSILETLARVEMTDGLSFAQLVAESTARLPADSSVVAVLGEVSPDVAWTLGNLRRRGYAVTAVLVMFDEYESSEHLGRLIAENLDARLVTSEESLSVLCQQQLAR
- a CDS encoding MoxR family ATPase — its product is MSTVRSSQISALAKKIIANVEKVIIGKRQEVVLALVSYFCEGHVLLEDVPGVAKTMLARALAKSVGCSFKRVQCTPDLLPSDITGASIFNQKAAEFEFRAGPIFSQIVLADEINRATPRTQAALLEAMAERQVTVDGTTHRLAAPFFVIATQNPIDHEGTFPLPEAQLDRFLVRLSLGYPGAEEEVKMLERLQRGHPIDDLSAVATVDEVVACQQAVREVYIDEKLRNYIVELVRASREHDDVLLGGSPRASMALLRTAQSLSAVRGHNFVLPDDVKRMAPAVLSHRLILRPESRLRKVTAATVVAEILDDVAVPMIGNEGGRS